The nucleotide sequence ACAACTCGCGGTCGCCTTCAAATCCAATGGTGTATTGGTGGTCCAGCGGCAGCGAACGCTTGAAATTGTCCATATCCATTTTTGATTTGAACAACACGAGCGTCTGGTCGCCGGTTGAGAACAAATCATAGACACGGCCGAATTTGTCTTGCTGCTCGATCGGGTGCTTGAACACTTTCATCACATCTTCGTAGTCGAACGGAGACGGAACAGAGAACGATTGGAAATCGTCAATGCCTAAGCTGTCCGCAATATAAGTGAAATCTTTTTGGACAGATAAAGTAGCCGATGAAAAGATGATCGGCACTTTGCCGTCAAAGAATTTTTCATCCAAAATATCGGTCACAAGGCGTGGCATGATGACCAAAGTTTCAATCTCATCCTTCACTTCCAGCCAGTTGATGGCATCGCCTTCTTCGACAAACAGTTTCATGGCAAAGGTATACAGGTCGAAATATTCTTCTGCAAGTTTTAGATCGTATTCCGGAATGGTGTACAATTCGCCTTCAAAAACAAATTCCTCCAGCAAATCGTCAATTTTCCGCACCGTTTCCCGGCCGATCAACAACAGCTCATCGGTTTTTCGGATGCCTTTACGGTCTTCATCAGAAGCGATGGTGCTTTTGCGGAGTTCACGGAAAAACTCATTGTGCAAGTCGATTACCTGCTCGATCAAGCCCAAAGTTTTCTCGCGTACACCGTCAACCATGACGCGTTCGGTTACGTGCAATAATGTCATTTCCTGTACTTCGTACGTCAAGGCGCGTTGAGCCGCAAATTCCAGCAGATGCCCTTCGTCCAATACCGCAAGCGAGTAATCCGGAAGCAAAGGCGTCTGCCCTTCACGGATGCGCGTTTCTTTTGTCCAAATATGCTCCATCAAAAAGTCGTGCGAACAGATCACCAAGTCTGTTGCTTTGCGGTAATGGTTGCGGTGAATCGTCTGGCCGCATTTATTGCGCAGTTCACATGCCTGGCAGTTCTGGATGGGGTGGTAATTCACTTGCTGCCATTCTTCGTCCGTCACTTCAGGGTAGCTGGAACGTTCACCATATGGATAGGTATTTTGCATGGAGAAGGTTTTGTTGACGAATTCCGGCAGGCTGTCTTCAATATCATAAAGGAAATCCGCATCAAGCCGTTTCTGAGCCCCTTCAAAGCGCTGCAGGCAAAGATACTGGTCGCGCGATTTGGCCAATCGGACATCCAGTTTCAAATCAAAGAGGTCGTTTAAGCGGTCGATATCGCCGCCTTTTTTCACCAGCTGCTCAATCAAGGTTTCATCAGCGCAGGAAATCAAAGCCGGCTTTCCCGTGTAGCGGGCATAGGCAATCGCCGGCAATAAATATGCCAAGGTTTTCCCTGTGCCGACGCCTGCTTCCGCAAACAGCACCGACTTTTCTTTTAGCGCCTGTTCAATCTGAAAAGCCATGAAAATTTGCTCATCCCGCAAATCAAATCCCTTTTCGGGCAGTTCGTCGTAAAAGATATCCCCAATCCAATCGTTCAGCGACTCAAAAAAAGTTTTTTCTTTATCTAACGGAAATGGTATAGGCTGTCTCATAAGTCCTCCTCACAGAGAAACGGAAGAGCTTCTCGCTCTTCCGTTCTCGAGTCATTTATTTTTTGGCCGTTCTCCCCAGAATTGGAACAAATCTGTGCGAATGAAACCGTTGAATAATTTTCGTTTTTTCGTGGCTGGCTGGCCATAGATCGTTTCAAACTTCTCCATGGACGACAAGATGTAGATCGACCATGTCGGATGTTTGGAGAAAATGCGCCCCATATCGCTAATCATTTGTTCTATGACTTCCACTTCGCCGATGCGCTCTCCGTATGGCGGGTTACCGACAACGACGCCGTTTTCTTCATGCGTCACAAAGTCTTTCATCTGGCGCTGCTGAAATTGGATCAAATCTGCAAACCCGGCTTCCCGTGCGTTTTCTTGTGCAATTTTCACCATGCGGTGGTCGATATCCGTACCGAGGATATTCAAAGGCTGGTCGTAATTCGCCAATTCCTCTGCTTCAGCCCGTACATCGTCCCAAATCTGCTGTTTCATCCATGGCCATTCTTCTGCATCGAAATCACGGTTATAGCCCGGTGCAATATTCTGGCCGATCATCGCCGCTTCAATCGGAATCGTCCCGGAACCGCAGAACGGATCCACAAACGGCCGGTCCGGCGTCCAGCGGGATAGTTTTACCAAAGCGGCCGCTAAGGTTTCTTTCAACGGCGCTTCCCCTTGGTCCAGGCGGTAGCCGCGTTTATGCAGGCCGGCGCCGCTAGTATCGATCGACAATTGAACTTTGTCTTTCAAAATGGAAACTTCAATTTTAAAACGGGCACCCGATTCATCCAGGAAGGAGTTTCGGTGATATGCTTTTTTCAGGCGTTCCACAATCGCTTTTTTGACAATCGACTGGCAATCCGGCACGCTGTACAATTTCGATTTTACTGATTTTCCCTGCACGGGGAAATTGGCATCAACCGGAAGGAATTTCTCCCATTCAATCGCTTTTGTGCGTTCAAACAATTCATCAAACGTATACGCATTAAACTCCCCAGCGATGATTTTCACACGGTCCGCTGTGCGCAGCCAAAGGTTGGCTTTTGCAATGTCACGCTCGTCTCCTTCGAAAAACACTTTGCCGTTTTCTGTTTGTGTTTCGTATCCAAGTTCTTTCACTTCATCCGCTACAATCGACTCGAGGCCCATCGCAGCAGTGGCGAGCAATTTAAATTTAGTCATAACGACGCCCTTTCCTGTTGCTAGTTGTTTCAATTTTTTATATAAAAAAGTTCCTTTTAAGGCAAGTTAAGGTTTTTCCAATTATAAGTAGAAAAGCTCTCCTGAGAGGAGAGCCTTTGATAGCAATTTAAAGCCAAGAGAAATTCTATAAGCCATGTTTTGTTTCCACGTACTCAAACGGCTTGCACCTCGTACTAGTGGACGGCAACCATCTATCTGCATGCCAAAAGCTTGCCTCTTCATCCGTTCAATTCCTTCAGAAAAGTGCCCCTACCATAATTTGGGTTTCTCACTCGCGGGGTTTACCTCGTTCCACCTGCATAATTTCTTATGCAGCTCCGTCACTGTGGCACCTTCAGGGTATTTCGGCCATATCCGAAGACTTAGGCGTTCTACCCGCCGTCAGCTGTTAAGCTGCCTTAGCTTATTGTTTCGCTAAGCGCGATCACTACGGCCATCGCAGGTCCGTGTGAGCATGGACTTTCCTCTCCGGCAAGGAGCCGGAGCGATTGCCAGAATTTCCAATGGCTTATCAAGTATACGCTATTCCCGCAAATAATTCAACGGATTTAATTGTTATTCAGTTTGTTGCCGAATACATGGTTTTCCAAATGCGACAAACGGCGTAAAATATCGAAGTTTGTTGTGCCTGGAACCGGTGCTGCCTGTTTCCGCGGTGCTTCTTCCATTTCCGCACGCAGGCGTTTGTTTTCGTTTTGGAGCTGCTCGATTTTTTTCGTGAAGATTTCATAGTCTTGAATGATTTCATCCAGGAAATGATCTACTTCATCCTGGTTGTAACCGCGCATTCCTGTTTTAAAATCTCTTTCCAAGATGTCTTTTGCTGTGTATTTATTGTCCATTTTTATCGTCCTTCCATCAGGTAAAACTGAAATTAGTGAGGATTCCCTATCTCTCTAATTGCCCGCTGAACCATTCGAACTTGTTAGGCAATCCATACTGCCCGTTAATCTGGGATAAAAAACCCTTCCTAACGCCAATTATAGCATATGGCACATTTTTCGTGTTTAGTTCTTGGCAAGTTGGGCATGTTTTTTCTGCTTTTTTTCATCAAGGCGGAACAGCCGCTTTTGGATATCCAGCACGAGTGAAGTCCGGACTTTCGTATGTTCGCTCGCTTGTTTTGCAAATCCCGCCATTGTGATGGCTTTGTCCAAATCACCGAGCTGGTGTTCATATAATTTTGCTGCATGAATCCAAGCTTCGACTTCCACCGAGCCGCGCAAATGAGGCGCCGCCTCTTTAAACAGCTGAACTGCTTCGGCATACTGGCCGCTCCGTTTTTTCTGGATGGCCAAAAAATAACGGGCCATGGCAGCAGAACTGCCGCGTTCTCGTGTAACATGCTCCAAATATGTGGCACTTTGATCGAACTGCTTTAAATCGGCATACCATTTTCCGATATTGGTGTACGCGCCGCTGGTCTCGGAAACCAGATCTTCCCGCAGCAAGTCGGACGACAATACGTACAGCGAAACTAGCGACAAGATGTCCAATTCGTTGTGGAACAGCACTTTTGCCAGACCATCGGGGTAGCCGCTTTTCACGGCATCCAGATAAATCGGCGGAATCAAATAGCCCGGCACATCACCTTCCCGGACAAATCCCAGTTTTTCCGCTTCGATCGTGCTCAGCTTCATCCGTTCCAGTTCGTTTTTCCAGATTCGCTTGGTGCCATGGAACAAGTCGATTTGCAGCGGCACCGGCAATTTCGGCAGTACTTGGCGATGCATCGTCCACCTCGACATTAATTGCGGCCAGTCAAAACTTTTGCCGTTATATGAAAAGATGATCGGCTCCTCGTCCCACCATAAACCCGTTTCGTAAAGAAAAGCGGCTTCGTGGGAAGGGTCCGGCATAATGTATTGAGTCATTTCAAAATGGTCCTCTTTTTGGACCAACAAGCCGACCAGGAAAATATACGCACCTGTTCCGCTCAAGCCGGTCGTCTCCGTATCGAAAAACACAATCGGAGTTCCCGGCTTCAACTTGAACGGATGCTCAAAAGGCACTTGTTCCCAGGCCGACAGTACCCGGTTCAACTCGCCCAGCTCGACTTTGCCGTGCTGGTGCGTTAGGGGATAGCAGATTTTCTTTTCGTAGACAAAGCCGAATTTGTTTTCTTTCAGCTCGAGACCGATGTTGCTCCATTCTTTTTCGTAAAGCGGCCGTTCCGCCGCTTTTGGCGCCTGCTTTTTGGCCGGCTGTTTTTTCAGCATCCCTTTCATTTGCAATAACTTGCTTTCAAACGACATCGGCCCTTCACCCCCCTCTGCGAAGCTCATTCAACAGCTTGATGACATGGCTCTTCATGCTGACGGCCGCGTCTTGTGCACCGATGCACGACGGGCAGCCGTCGAGGCACGGACATTCCGAAATGTGCTGCTGTGCTTTATCGAGCAGCGGCTGCCACAGATCATAGATCCGTTCACTGATGCCGATGCCGCCGGGATACGAATCGTGGATGAAAAATGACGGCAGATCGTTATGGGTCGATTTCACTTGCGGCACAACATGCACATCCCGCCGGTCGCATTGCACAAAAATCGGAATGAATGATTCGATGGCATACGCCGCTCCGGTCATTGTATCCGACAATTCCGAGTCGCTGAAGCCTTCGGGTTTGGCAAAGCTCAGCCAGGTCGAAGAGGTATGCAGTTCTTCGGCAGGCAGTGAAATCGGTCCAGATCCGATATTGTCATGCGAATCGAATCGGATTTTCTTAAAAATCGTCGGCATCGCCAGCACTGCAATATCGCCGTACTGTACGTCTGCTTCATGCAATTTTTTCGTTTTGTCTTCGCTCATCACTTTGAGCTCGATTGCCAGGTTGGCGTCTGTAAAGTAATCGACGTCCACTTCCCGGACATATGCCTTTTTCTCTTCCCAGTCCAAAATCTCGACTTGGAACTGCGTGCCTTGGTGCAGGTAAATCGCTTCTTCGTGAAGTAAAGTCAAAGCGCTGAAACGGTCCATTTCACCGATGACGCGCGTATCCGCAGGGACAGACTGGTCGATAATAACGACGTTTTCCTGAGATGCCGAACGAAGTGAAATGTCATGCGCCGGAAAGCGGTCGCTCATCCAGTGCCAACGGTCAGAAGTCCGTACGAGCACGCCTTGCTCCTGCAAATATTCCAGCAATTCCTGAACGTCGAATTCGCCGTATTGATCGTCCGTTCTAAACGGCAATTCAAACGATGCACATTTTAAATGGTCCATTAAGATGATGATGTTTTCCGGGTGGATGCGCGCTTCTTCCGGCGACTGGTCAAGCAAGTATTCCGGGTGGTTGATGATGTACTGGTCCAGCGCAGTCGACTGGGCCACGTATACGACCAGCGATTCATCCTGCCTTCTGCCCGCCCGTCCGGCCTGCTGCCAGGCGCTTGCGATATTTCCCGGATAGCCCGTCATGATGCAGGCCTGCAGCTGTCCGATGTCAACGCCGAGTTCCAGAGCATTTGTCGAGACGACGCATTTGATGGTTCCATCGCGCAGCCCTTTTTCAATGGCCCGCCGCTCCGTCGGCAAATAGCCGCCGCGGTAGCCTTTGATCGAGTCGTCCTGCAGTTTGGTTTTGGTGATGGCCTGCAAATACGTGACCAGCATTTCCACCCGTACCCGGCTTTTTGCAAAGACGATTGTTTGGATGCCTTGTTTGACTAGATGGGTCGCCAAATCACGCACTTCGAGAACAGCGCTTCTGCGCACTCCGAACGTCGGATGGATAATCGGCGGATTATAGAAGACGATATGCTTTTTGCCGGCCGGCGCGCCGTTCTGGTCAATCAGTACATGTTCGGTATTCGTCAGGTTTTCCGCCAGTTCTTTCGGATTGGCGATTGTTGCAGACGTACAGATAAAAACCGGATTGCTGCCATAGAATTCACAGATGCGCTTTAAGCGGCGAATCACATGAGCCACATGTGTACCAAAAACGCCTTTATACGTATGAAGCTCATCAATCACTATATAATGAAGGTTTTCAAAAAGTGATACCCATTTCGTATGGTGCGGCAAGATAGCGGAATGCAGCATATCCGGGTTGGTCATGACAATCTGTCCGGCTTTTCTTACTTTCGTGCGGATGGACGGCGAGGTGTCGCCGTCGTAGGTGTAAGACAAAATATCCTGCTCGGTTTTCTCGATTAAATCATGCAAATCACTTTTCTGATCCTGGGCAAGCGCTTTGGTCGGAAACAAATACAAAGCCCTTGCGCCCGGATCGTTCAAGATTTTATGGAGCACCGGCAAGTGGTAGCAGTATGATTTGCCGGAAGCAGTCGGTGTAACGGCTGTAAATGATTTGCCGTTTTCCGCCAGATCAAACGCTTCCCGCTGGTGCGTGTACAGCTGTTCAATGCCTTTTTTGCGCAGTGCCGCTTTCAGGCTGTCGTGCATGGCAGGCGGAAAATCAGCATAGGCTGCCGGCTTTTCTTTGATTGTGTGCCAGTGTTCAATCCGCTCCATCATGTCCGGTTCGGTTTTCCACTCATTCAAAAGTTCAGGAAGCTTCTTTTTTCGGATCATGATTCTTCGCTCTTTTCATCGATTGCCAGCATAAAGGTCTGCAGCGTGTACTGCGCCGCCTGAATGGTCTGGATAAAGCGCTTTTTGCTCGTTTCTTTGTAAAAACTTTGCACAAAAAACTGGGCCATCCCTTCTGCCGCATTATCGATCTGTGGTTTGTGTACATATTTCGGCCGTTCTTGCTGAATATATAAAAGCGATTCTTTTTGCCATTCATTTATCTTGCCGTGCCAATAATCTGCGTATGGTTTTACCTCTTTATAAAAATCCGGAACCGCATCGCGCTCACGCATATCGTAGAAACGGTCCAGGCATTTTCCGCATTCATCATATAATACGGAAGAGAGTTCTCTTACTGTCATATAGCGTCCCTCCATTGCCATAAGTTTATCATATTAGCGAAAACCGTACGAATATTACTGTACGCTTCCGGTTGCGGCAATATTCGTTGTGTTTTCGCCAAAAGCAGATTGCTATTTTTTCAACCAACTAAAAAACAAGACTCCCTGTCGAACAGATATTCTTTTCATTTGGCATAAGTTTGTGAATCGGCTATCATTAGACTAGCAAATTTGAAACTTTTTAACTTATTCATCGTCTTAGTGCTTGTGATATGATAAGGTAAGCGAGGTGTATCACAAAATGGCAATTAATTATCCAAATGGCAAGAAGTTTGTTCCTCCAAAAGAAAAGCCGGTGAAAGCAAAAAAAAAGGATTTTTCTTTCAGCAACCGGGGCAAAACGCTTGAGGATGAATTAAACGAAACCAACGATTATTATCTGCAATTGGGTCTTGCAGTTATCCACAAAAAACCCGTCCCCGTCCAGATTGTTAAAGTCGAGTATCCATCCAGAAGCGCCGCCGTCATACGGGAAGCGTATTTCCGGGCTCCGTCCACTACGGATTACAACGGCGTCTGGAACGGCAGATATGTCGATTTTGAAGCGAAAGAGACTGAAAACAAAACGTCTTTTCCTTTGAAAAACATCCATGACCACCAAATCCACCATATGTCTCAAGTGGTGAAGCATCAAGGATTGGCATTTTTAATTATCCGTTTTTCTTCGCTTGAGCGTTATTTCATTATGCGCTTCGAAGCGTTGGAAGTATTTTGGAACCGGATGATCACCGGTGGCAGGAAATCGATTTCCTTGGAGGAAATTGAAGACAGCTCAGTCGAAATCATGCCTGGAGCCTTTCCGCGCATCGATTACTTGCCTGTGCTGCAAAATCTGTAAAAGAAAGCATATTTAGAAAGTGAGGAACCGATTGTGAGCGAAAAACCCCTTTCACGCGAACAGCGTAGAAAAGCAATCGAACAACAGAAAAAAGCAAGCAAAAAACAAGCCCCGAAAAAACCGAAGAAAGCGTCAGGCGGCGTCAGCTGGTTCAAACGCATTTTATTGGCTGTCGTGGCGATAGGCGTATTCGTCCTGCTATGCGGGATCGGCTTATTTGCGTTTTACGCCAGCAGCGCCCCTGAACTTGACGAGGAATTGCTGCGCGACCCGATCAGCCCGACCTTTATCGCGGCTGACGGCGAAACGGAAATTCCCTATATAACGGCTGAAAACCGGACGCACGTGGACTACAAGGATATTCCAAAAGTGATGGAAGACGCTATTCTTGCTACGGAAGACAACCGCTTCTACGAGCACTCCGGAATTGACGTGATCCGCCTCGGCGGTGCCGTCATCGCCAACATCACCGGAGGGTTTGGTTCGCAGGGTGCAAGTACCATTACCCAGCAAGTGATCAAAAACTCTTTCCTGTCAAATGACAAAACCTTGAAACGGAAAGCCCAGGAAGCCTATCTTGCTTTCAAACTTGAACGTGCATATACAAAAGAAGAAATCTTCGAAATGTATTTCAACAAAATTTTGATGTCCGGCAACACTTACGGGTTCGGAACCGCTGCTGAAACGTTTTACGGCAAGCCGGTCAGCGAACTCGAATTGCATGAAGCAGCCCTTCTTGCAGGGATGCCGCAAAGCCCGAACGGCTACAACCCGTTCAAAAATCCGGAACGTGCTGAAAAAAGACGCAATGTCGTTTTAAGCCTGATGGACCAGCACGGCAAAATTACAACAGCTGAGAAAGAGCAAGCGCAAGCAGCATCCGTCACGGATTCTCTTGTTCCCGAAAACCAGCGCGCTGCCACTGTCGACAACGGCGAATATACAGCGTTCATGGAAATGGTTGAAGACGAATTGGATTCCCTTGAAGGCGATTATGCGTTGGATGATGGCTTGACCATTTACACGACGCTTGATCCTTCTGTCCAAAAAACAGTAAACGAAACCATGTCGTCTGAATTGTTCTTCGACGACAAAGTGCAGTCTGGCTTGACTGTCGTGGATACAAAAACAGGTGCAATCCGGGCAATCGGAGCTGGCCGTGATTACAGCGGAGATGTCCGCATCAATTATGCAACAGCGAAAGACCGTGCTGTCGGTTCGACAATCAAGCCTTTGATCGATTATGGCCCAGCCATCGAATACTTGGACTGGTCGACAGGCGAAACAATTGTGGATGAGCCTTATTCTTACGAAAGCGGCCAGAAAATCCGCAACGTCGACGGCGATTTCCTTGGAACGATGACTATCCGGGAAGCACTTTACCGCTCCCGCAACATTCC is from Planococcus liqunii and encodes:
- the gpsB gene encoding cell division regulator GpsB — protein: MDNKYTAKDILERDFKTGMRGYNQDEVDHFLDEIIQDYEIFTKKIEQLQNENKRLRAEMEEAPRKQAAPVPGTTNFDILRRLSHLENHVFGNKLNNN
- a CDS encoding ribonuclease H-like domain-containing protein codes for the protein MSFESKLLQMKGMLKKQPAKKQAPKAAERPLYEKEWSNIGLELKENKFGFVYEKKICYPLTHQHGKVELGELNRVLSAWEQVPFEHPFKLKPGTPIVFFDTETTGLSGTGAYIFLVGLLVQKEDHFEMTQYIMPDPSHEAAFLYETGLWWDEEPIIFSYNGKSFDWPQLMSRWTMHRQVLPKLPVPLQIDLFHGTKRIWKNELERMKLSTIEAEKLGFVREGDVPGYLIPPIYLDAVKSGYPDGLAKVLFHNELDILSLVSLYVLSSDLLREDLVSETSGAYTNIGKWYADLKQFDQSATYLEHVTRERGSSAAMARYFLAIQKKRSGQYAEAVQLFKEAAPHLRGSVEVEAWIHAAKLYEHQLGDLDKAITMAGFAKQASEHTKVRTSLVLDIQKRLFRLDEKKQKKHAQLAKN
- the recU gene encoding Holliday junction resolvase RecU — protein: MAINYPNGKKFVPPKEKPVKAKKKDFSFSNRGKTLEDELNETNDYYLQLGLAVIHKKPVPVQIVKVEYPSRSAAVIREAYFRAPSTTDYNGVWNGRYVDFEAKETENKTSFPLKNIHDHQIHHMSQVVKHQGLAFLIIRFSSLERYFIMRFEALEVFWNRMITGGRKSISLEEIEDSSVEIMPGAFPRIDYLPVLQNL
- a CDS encoding THUMP domain-containing class I SAM-dependent RNA methyltransferase, translating into MTKFKLLATAAMGLESIVADEVKELGYETQTENGKVFFEGDERDIAKANLWLRTADRVKIIAGEFNAYTFDELFERTKAIEWEKFLPVDANFPVQGKSVKSKLYSVPDCQSIVKKAIVERLKKAYHRNSFLDESGARFKIEVSILKDKVQLSIDTSGAGLHKRGYRLDQGEAPLKETLAAALVKLSRWTPDRPFVDPFCGSGTIPIEAAMIGQNIAPGYNRDFDAEEWPWMKQQIWDDVRAEAEELANYDQPLNILGTDIDHRMVKIAQENAREAGFADLIQFQQRQMKDFVTHEENGVVVGNPPYGERIGEVEVIEQMISDMGRIFSKHPTWSIYILSSMEKFETIYGQPATKKRKLFNGFIRTDLFQFWGERPKNK
- a CDS encoding ATP-dependent DNA helicase encodes the protein MRQPIPFPLDKEKTFFESLNDWIGDIFYDELPEKGFDLRDEQIFMAFQIEQALKEKSVLFAEAGVGTGKTLAYLLPAIAYARYTGKPALISCADETLIEQLVKKGGDIDRLNDLFDLKLDVRLAKSRDQYLCLQRFEGAQKRLDADFLYDIEDSLPEFVNKTFSMQNTYPYGERSSYPEVTDEEWQQVNYHPIQNCQACELRNKCGQTIHRNHYRKATDLVICSHDFLMEHIWTKETRIREGQTPLLPDYSLAVLDEGHLLEFAAQRALTYEVQEMTLLHVTERVMVDGVREKTLGLIEQVIDLHNEFFRELRKSTIASDEDRKGIRKTDELLLIGRETVRKIDDLLEEFVFEGELYTIPEYDLKLAEEYFDLYTFAMKLFVEEGDAINWLEVKDEIETLVIMPRLVTDILDEKFFDGKVPIIFSSATLSVQKDFTYIADSLGIDDFQSFSVPSPFDYEDVMKVFKHPIEQQDKFGRVYDLFSTGDQTLVLFKSKMDMDNFKRSLPLDHQYTIGFEGDRELSTVVKEFQEGKFQVLCSYHLWEGLDLPGEALTKVIIVDLPFPPKDPVFEAKRKFSANPLEEIDLPFMQLRIQQGIGRLIRTSNDYGEIHLLLNEEELVIEHLWGQILPVPAENF
- a CDS encoding YppE family protein, which encodes MTVRELSSVLYDECGKCLDRFYDMRERDAVPDFYKEVKPYADYWHGKINEWQKESLLYIQQERPKYVHKPQIDNAAEGMAQFFVQSFYKETSKKRFIQTIQAAQYTLQTFMLAIDEKSEES
- a CDS encoding DEAD/DEAH box helicase; amino-acid sequence: MIRKKKLPELLNEWKTEPDMMERIEHWHTIKEKPAAYADFPPAMHDSLKAALRKKGIEQLYTHQREAFDLAENGKSFTAVTPTASGKSYCYHLPVLHKILNDPGARALYLFPTKALAQDQKSDLHDLIEKTEQDILSYTYDGDTSPSIRTKVRKAGQIVMTNPDMLHSAILPHHTKWVSLFENLHYIVIDELHTYKGVFGTHVAHVIRRLKRICEFYGSNPVFICTSATIANPKELAENLTNTEHVLIDQNGAPAGKKHIVFYNPPIIHPTFGVRRSAVLEVRDLATHLVKQGIQTIVFAKSRVRVEMLVTYLQAITKTKLQDDSIKGYRGGYLPTERRAIEKGLRDGTIKCVVSTNALELGVDIGQLQACIMTGYPGNIASAWQQAGRAGRRQDESLVVYVAQSTALDQYIINHPEYLLDQSPEEARIHPENIIILMDHLKCASFELPFRTDDQYGEFDVQELLEYLQEQGVLVRTSDRWHWMSDRFPAHDISLRSASQENVVIIDQSVPADTRVIGEMDRFSALTLLHEEAIYLHQGTQFQVEILDWEEKKAYVREVDVDYFTDANLAIELKVMSEDKTKKLHEADVQYGDIAVLAMPTIFKKIRFDSHDNIGSGPISLPAEELHTSSTWLSFAKPEGFSDSELSDTMTGAAYAIESFIPIFVQCDRRDVHVVPQVKSTHNDLPSFFIHDSYPGGIGISERIYDLWQPLLDKAQQHISECPCLDGCPSCIGAQDAAVSMKSHVIKLLNELRRGG